A region of uncultured Desulfobacter sp. DNA encodes the following proteins:
- a CDS encoding tetratricopeptide repeat protein, whose protein sequence is MKHIAVCALALVSVLSVFFFSGCIRQSPTPDSGQTSSPDIADQDSDWDQESDLKAPYYYLLARIYDQKNEPHQAQKALEKAIEKDPESCFLRREYIICLQKQKKSHLAFELAQSLAEEYPEDVENLLLLARLKKGDDEDMPLLLEQILKLAPEDKETFLRLGKVYMDEGMTQKALNLFSRMATIFPDYYVAHFYLAENQRMADQPAAARDSYLKTLELEPDLLEPKFRLVDVYKAMGEEKHKTEIIKVLKEILDSAPTDERALIELGLIYFNTKNFKKADDMFAALGKEVRKNSDLVVTIAQILIPDNRYQDAVTALSHVRKSVPGNANINFFLGMAYEGLKKPDKAIEYYLKVTPDHPQYKKTILSIAFLYRDINRTKEAIQFLEQHHRQSPADIDITTYLASFYEDDNRHDIAVTMLQSALKQTPKNTALLFKLGAIQDSGGQRQESIETMKTIIRLDPKHASALNYLGYTYAEMGIHLDQALELVQRAHEIRPEDGYITDSLGWVYFKKQEYEKAVAYLEKAVELSDYETVIAAHLADAYLKTGQEKKAIAMYQTALDHARKDQEKEILEIKEKLKKLNNSGK, encoded by the coding sequence ATGAAACACATTGCAGTGTGTGCCCTGGCCCTGGTTTCAGTCCTAAGCGTATTCTTTTTTTCAGGCTGTATCAGGCAGTCGCCGACTCCCGACTCCGGACAAACCAGCAGCCCGGATATTGCGGACCAGGATTCTGATTGGGACCAGGAGAGTGATTTAAAGGCTCCGTACTATTATCTCCTGGCCCGGATTTACGATCAAAAAAATGAACCCCATCAAGCTCAAAAAGCCTTGGAAAAGGCCATTGAAAAAGACCCGGAATCCTGTTTCCTGCGACGCGAATACATTATTTGCCTGCAAAAACAGAAAAAATCACACCTGGCCTTTGAACTTGCCCAAAGTCTGGCAGAAGAATATCCGGAAGATGTTGAAAATCTGCTCCTGCTTGCCCGATTGAAAAAAGGAGATGATGAAGACATGCCCCTCCTGCTGGAGCAGATCCTGAAACTGGCTCCCGAGGATAAAGAGACCTTTTTACGGCTGGGCAAGGTGTATATGGATGAGGGCATGACCCAGAAAGCCCTGAATCTGTTTTCCAGGATGGCAACCATATTTCCCGACTATTATGTTGCCCATTTCTACCTGGCAGAGAACCAGCGAATGGCCGACCAGCCTGCCGCGGCCAGGGATTCTTATCTTAAAACCCTTGAACTTGAACCTGACCTTCTGGAACCTAAGTTCCGGCTGGTGGACGTGTACAAAGCCATGGGTGAAGAAAAACACAAGACAGAAATCATAAAGGTGCTTAAAGAGATTCTGGACTCTGCGCCCACAGATGAGCGGGCCTTGATAGAACTTGGCCTGATCTATTTCAACACCAAGAATTTTAAAAAAGCCGATGACATGTTTGCCGCACTTGGCAAGGAAGTCCGAAAAAATTCCGACCTGGTGGTAACTATTGCCCAGATCCTGATACCGGATAATAGATACCAGGATGCTGTCACGGCCCTGTCCCATGTCAGAAAATCCGTTCCCGGGAACGCCAATATTAATTTTTTCCTGGGCATGGCCTATGAAGGGTTGAAAAAACCGGACAAGGCCATTGAGTATTACCTTAAAGTCACACCCGATCATCCCCAGTATAAAAAAACAATTCTGAGCATTGCTTTTCTATACAGGGATATCAACCGTACGAAAGAGGCCATCCAGTTTCTTGAACAGCATCACAGGCAAAGCCCGGCAGACATTGATATCACCACTTACCTGGCGTCATTTTACGAGGATGACAACCGCCACGATATCGCGGTGACAATGCTGCAAAGCGCATTGAAACAGACGCCTAAAAATACGGCCCTTCTGTTCAAACTTGGCGCTATCCAGGATAGCGGGGGACAGCGCCAGGAAAGCATTGAAACCATGAAAACCATTATCAGACTGGATCCCAAACATGCGTCGGCCCTTAATTACCTGGGATATACCTATGCTGAAATGGGCATTCATCTGGATCAGGCTCTGGAACTGGTTCAACGGGCCCATGAGATCCGCCCTGAAGACGGCTACATCACAGACAGCCTGGGATGGGTTTATTTTAAAAAACAGGAATATGAAAAGGCTGTTGCCTACCTTGAAAAAGCTGTAGAACTGTCTGACTATGAAACCGTGATTGCCGCCCACCTGGCAGATGCCTACCTTAAAACCGGACAGGAAAAAAAGGCCATCGCCATGTATCAAACAGCCCTTGATCATGCCCGAAAGGATCAGGAAAAAGAGATTCTGGAGATTAAGGAAAAACTGAAAAAACTGAATAACTCCGGGAAATGA
- a CDS encoding UPF0280 family protein gives MFENRQIYRVCHQKQGLISFNVTVKETNLNIQADSDLSEQAVRSVLTHRQYVENHISRTPGFAGSLSPLAHPGIAPKIICEMTMAAKTANVGPMAAVAGAVAQSVGKDLLQWSSNVLVENGGDIFIKSETSTIFTIYAGSSPLSMKTGIKVARRPDAFGMCTSSGTVGHSKSFGKADAVTVLAQCCALADAAATSLCNQVQSPKDIEKTIAAGRCMAGVQGIVIIAGKQIGLWGGLELIKL, from the coding sequence ATGTTTGAAAACCGCCAGATCTATCGCGTCTGCCACCAGAAACAGGGGCTGATTTCCTTTAATGTCACTGTAAAGGAAACCAACCTCAATATTCAGGCAGATTCTGATCTCAGTGAACAGGCTGTACGATCCGTTCTGACCCACCGCCAGTACGTTGAAAATCACATTTCCCGGACACCCGGTTTTGCCGGCAGTCTTTCGCCTTTGGCCCATCCCGGGATAGCTCCTAAAATCATTTGTGAAATGACCATGGCGGCAAAAACAGCAAACGTCGGACCCATGGCGGCCGTGGCCGGTGCTGTGGCCCAGAGCGTGGGAAAAGACCTTCTTCAATGGTCTTCAAATGTTCTGGTGGAAAACGGTGGCGATATTTTTATAAAATCTGAAACCTCGACCATTTTTACCATTTATGCCGGGTCATCGCCATTGAGTATGAAAACAGGCATTAAAGTGGCCAGGCGTCCCGATGCATTTGGCATGTGCACCTCATCCGGCACTGTGGGGCATTCCAAAAGTTTTGGCAAAGCAGATGCCGTAACTGTTCTGGCCCAGTGTTGTGCCCTGGCTGATGCTGCGGCCACATCCCTTTGCAATCAGGTCCAATCCCCCAAAGACATTGAAAAGACCATTGCTGCCGGACGTTGTATGGCCGGAGTCCAGGGCATTGTCATCATTGCCGGAAAACAGATCGGCCTGTGGGGCGGCCTGGAACTGATCAAACTATGA
- a CDS encoding RNA polymerase factor sigma-32 produces the protein MENTVDQENPTNARKLTKKDFLIPAGKTRVSTSKALVKSDPIQSYLNEINRYKLLTREQEIELGRRIQEDNDQEAAYIMTTSNLRLVVKIALEFQRIWMQNLLDLIQEGNIGLVRAVKKFDPYKNVKFSYYASFWIKAYILKFIMDNWRMVKIGTTQGQRKLFFRLKKEKQRLIEQGFDPKPKLLSQRLGVSEQEVVDMDQRLANWDLSLDEPLKDESNTERIEFINVDSDTSEDRLAKKEIEDILYTKVDQFKLSLNERELDIFERRIFSDSPETLQEIGEAYNISRERVRQIENNIIKKMKAFFKKDMPDFDMYDHDQ, from the coding sequence ATGGAAAATACTGTTGACCAAGAGAACCCCACAAATGCCCGAAAACTAACCAAGAAAGACTTTTTGATTCCCGCAGGAAAAACCAGGGTCAGCACCTCAAAAGCCCTGGTCAAATCTGATCCTATTCAGAGCTACCTTAATGAAATCAACCGATATAAACTTCTAACCCGGGAGCAGGAAATAGAATTGGGCCGACGGATTCAGGAAGATAACGACCAGGAAGCCGCCTATATAATGACCACTTCCAACTTGCGCCTGGTGGTAAAAATTGCTTTGGAATTTCAACGTATCTGGATGCAGAACCTTCTTGATCTCATCCAGGAGGGCAATATTGGCCTTGTCCGGGCCGTAAAAAAATTTGACCCGTATAAAAATGTCAAATTTTCATATTATGCATCCTTTTGGATCAAGGCGTATATTCTTAAGTTCATCATGGATAACTGGAGAATGGTCAAAATCGGGACCACCCAGGGACAGCGCAAGCTGTTCTTCAGATTGAAAAAAGAGAAACAAAGACTTATTGAGCAGGGCTTTGATCCCAAACCCAAGCTGCTGTCCCAGCGCCTGGGCGTATCTGAACAGGAAGTGGTGGATATGGACCAGCGACTGGCCAACTGGGATCTTTCCCTGGATGAACCACTTAAAGATGAATCCAATACCGAGCGTATTGAATTTATTAATGTTGATTCGGATACCAGCGAGGACCGCCTTGCCAAAAAAGAGATAGAAGATATCCTGTATACCAAGGTTGATCAGTTTAAACTGTCCCTCAATGAACGGGAACTGGATATTTTTGAGCGCAGAATCTTTTCCGATTCCCCCGAAACCCTGCAGGAAATAGGTGAAGCGTACAACATATCAAGGGAACGGGTCCGGCAAATTGAAAACAATATCATAAAAAAAATGAAGGCATTTTTTAAAAAAGATATGCCGGATTTTGACATGTATGACCATGACCAATAA
- a CDS encoding Mrp/NBP35 family ATP-binding protein: MIHKSVDQAQKSSSCSQQSCPSQQKAQNDAASQQREMEAMIKSNLGKIKHKIFVLSGKGGVGKSSVSANLAATLAKKGYKTGLMDVDVHGPSIAQMFDMKELLDIDPDSKLLLPQQINENLKVVTVQALMQDKDQAIIWRGPAKTGMIKQFVGSVLWGNLDFLVIDAPPGTGDEPLTVVQTIPDAKGIIVTTPQEVALADIRKSISFCKTVKMETLGILENMAGFTCPHCNQHIDLFKSGGGEKTANAQGLNFLGSIPFDTRVVESGDDGVPIMMYEADGPFKQAFTKVVDNILKQLEG; encoded by the coding sequence ATGATTCACAAAAGCGTTGACCAGGCCCAAAAATCAAGCAGCTGCTCCCAGCAAAGTTGTCCGTCCCAGCAAAAAGCCCAAAATGACGCGGCAAGCCAGCAAAGAGAAATGGAAGCAATGATCAAGTCCAATCTGGGCAAAATCAAGCATAAAATATTTGTTCTGTCCGGCAAAGGCGGCGTGGGTAAAAGCTCTGTATCCGCAAACCTTGCAGCCACCCTTGCTAAAAAAGGATATAAAACAGGCCTTATGGACGTGGATGTACATGGTCCGTCCATTGCCCAGATGTTTGATATGAAGGAGCTTTTGGATATTGACCCAGACAGTAAACTGCTGTTACCCCAGCAGATTAACGAGAACCTTAAGGTGGTGACTGTCCAGGCGTTGATGCAGGACAAGGACCAGGCCATTATTTGGAGAGGCCCTGCAAAAACCGGTATGATCAAGCAGTTTGTGGGGTCAGTGCTCTGGGGAAATCTGGATTTTCTTGTCATTGACGCCCCTCCGGGTACAGGTGATGAACCCCTCACAGTAGTCCAGACCATCCCCGACGCCAAGGGAATTATCGTCACCACCCCCCAGGAAGTCGCCCTGGCAGATATCCGCAAATCCATCTCATTTTGCAAAACCGTTAAAATGGAAACCCTTGGTATCCTGGAAAACATGGCCGGCTTCACCTGCCCGCACTGCAATCAGCACATTGATCTGTTCAAAAGCGGCGGCGGAGAAAAAACCGCCAATGCCCAGGGCTTAAACTTCCTGGGCTCCATCCCCTTTGACACAAGAGTTGTGGAATCAGGTGACGACGGTGTTCCCATTATGATGTATGAGGCAGACGGCCCCTTTAAACAGGCATTCACAAAGGTTGTGGACAATATCCTCAAACAGCTTGAAGGATGA
- a CDS encoding HD domain-containing protein, protein MNVDKTPRALKSHLEQREAQTLGTRACFSKNAVRRYSEKRSDTEYRLAFSTDADRILNALAYTRYSDKTQVFSLINNDHLTHRVLHVQMLSRVARTIGRYLGLNTDLIEAAAMGHDIGHTPFGHDGERFLSRLTQAAGAGHFHHNLQSMQFLDVIERNGKGWNLTLQTLDAIVCHNGEAHARALTPAPPRDFADLDTIARQIRAGACDDILPMTMEGCVVRIADTVSYIGRDFEDAVRLKIVTRNQIPGTCRDLLGTTQGTIVFALVTDLINTSIDQDFIGFSPQVADALKEFKQFNYRFIYKNPQIKRHLAGIEDIFKCLFDRYMNDLAKTNEESVIFSQFLNGMDDTYCSNHSHAEITRDFIAGMTDSFFIRQAPDHLRPVPIDWV, encoded by the coding sequence TTGAACGTGGACAAAACACCCCGGGCGCTGAAATCCCACCTTGAACAAAGGGAGGCTCAAACCCTTGGCACCCGGGCCTGTTTTTCCAAAAATGCTGTACGGCGGTATTCGGAGAAACGCTCTGACACTGAATATCGCCTTGCTTTTTCCACAGATGCCGACCGCATTCTCAACGCCCTGGCCTACACCCGCTACAGTGATAAAACCCAAGTCTTTTCCCTCATTAATAATGACCATCTGACCCACCGGGTCCTGCATGTGCAGATGCTTTCCCGGGTGGCAAGAACCATTGGCAGGTATCTTGGGCTGAACACCGATCTCATTGAAGCGGCAGCCATGGGCCATGACATCGGGCACACACCCTTTGGCCATGACGGTGAACGTTTTTTATCCCGCCTTACCCAGGCTGCGGGCGCAGGACATTTCCACCATAATCTTCAAAGCATGCAGTTTTTGGATGTCATCGAACGAAACGGTAAGGGCTGGAACCTGACACTTCAGACCCTGGACGCCATTGTATGTCATAACGGAGAGGCCCATGCAAGGGCACTGACACCGGCACCGCCAAGGGATTTTGCAGATTTGGACACAATAGCCCGGCAGATCAGGGCCGGCGCTTGTGATGATATTCTGCCCATGACCATGGAAGGGTGCGTGGTCCGCATTGCAGATACCGTTTCATATATCGGCAGGGACTTTGAGGACGCTGTCCGCCTGAAGATCGTGACCCGGAACCAGATCCCCGGCACCTGCCGCGACCTTCTGGGGACCACCCAGGGCACCATTGTTTTTGCCCTGGTCACGGATCTGATCAACACAAGCATTGACCAGGACTTCATAGGATTTTCCCCCCAGGTCGCCGATGCGCTCAAGGAGTTCAAGCAGTTCAATTACCGGTTTATTTACAAAAACCCCCAAATTAAAAGGCACCTGGCAGGTATTGAAGATATTTTCAAATGCCTGTTTGACAGGTATATGAACGACCTGGCCAAAACAAACGAGGAATCCGTTATTTTTTCCCAATTTCTGAACGGAATGGACGACACCTATTGTTCGAACCACAGCCATGCCGAGATTACCCGGGATTTCATTGCCGGGATGACCGACTCCTTTTTTATCCGCCAGGCTCCTGATCATCTGCGCCCGGTTCCCATTGACTGGGTGTAG